One region of Acomys russatus chromosome 8, mAcoRus1.1, whole genome shotgun sequence genomic DNA includes:
- the Ap2m1 gene encoding AP-2 complex subunit mu — MIGGLFIYNHKGEVLISRVYRDDIGRNAVDAFRVNVIHARQQVRSPVTNIARTSFFHVKRSNIWLAAVTKQNVNAAMVFEFLYKMCDVMAAYFGKISEENIKNNFVLIYELLDEILDFGYPQNSETGALKTFITQQGIKSQTKEEQSQITSQVTGQIGWRREGIKYRRNELFLDVLESVNLLMSPQGQVLSAHVSGRVVMKSYLSGMPECKFGMNDKIVIEKQGKGTADETSKSGKQSIAIDDCTFHQCVRLSKFDSERSISFIPPDGEFELMRYRTTKDIILPFRVIPLVREVGRTKLEVKVVIKSNFKPSLLAQKIEVRIPTPLNTSGVQVICMKGKAKYKASENAIVWKIKRMAGMKESQISAEIELLPTNDKKKWARPPISMNFEVPFAPSGLKVRYLKVFEPKLNYSDHDVIKWVRYIGRSGIYETRC, encoded by the exons ATGATCGGGGGCTTGTTCATCTATAATCACAAGGGGGAAGTGCTCATCTCCAGGGTCTACAGAGATGACATCGG GAGGAATGCCGTGGATGCCTTCCGGGTCAATGTTATTCACGCACGGCAGCAGGTGCGCAGTCCTGTCACAAACATCGCTCGCACCAGCTTCTTCCATGTTAAGAGGTCCAACATCTGGCTGGCAGCAGTCACCAAGCAGAATGTGAATGCTGCCATGGTCTTCGAGTTCCTCTATAAGATGTGTGATGTCATGGCTGCTTACTTTGGCAAGATCAGTGAGGAAAACATCAAGAACAACTTTGTGCTCATATACGAGTTGCTGGATG AGATTCTGGACTTTGGCTACCCACAGAACTCAGAGACAGGTGCACTGAAAACCTTCATCACCCAGCAGGGCATCAAGAGTCAG ACAAAAGAGGAGCAGTCCCAGATCACCAGCCAGGTGACCGGGCAGATTGGCTGGCGGCGGGAAGGCATCAAGTATCGCCGAAATGAACTCTTCCTAGATGTTCTGGAGAGTGTAAACTTGCTCATGTCCCCACAGG GGCAGGTGCTGAGCGCCCATGTGTCGGGCCGGGTGGTGATGAAGAGTTACCTGAGTGGCATGCCTGAGTGCAAGTTTGGAATGAATGACAAGATTGTCATCGAGAAGCAAGGCAAAGGCACAGCTGATGAAACAAGCAAGAG CGGGAAGCAGTCCATAGCCATTGACGACTGCACCTTCCACCAGTGTGTGCGCCTCAGCAAGTTTGACTCTGAGCGAAGCATCAGCTTCATCCCTCCCGACGGAGAGTTTGAACTCATGAG ATACCGAACTACCAAGGACATCATTCTTCCTTTCCGGGTGATCCCGTTGGTGCGGGAAGTGGGACGCACCAAACTGGAGGTCAAGGTGGTCATCAAGTCCAACTTCAAGCCCTCACTTCTGGCCCAGAAGATTGAG GTGAGGATCCCAACCCCACTGAACACGAGCGGGGTGCAGGTGATCTGCATGAAGGGGAAGGCCAAGTACAAGGCCAGCGAGAACGCCATTGTATGGAA GATCAAGCGCATGGCGGGCATGAAGGAGTCGCAGATCAGCGCAGAGATTGAGCTCCTGCCCACCAACGATAAGAAGAAATGGGCACGACCCCCCATTTCCATGAATTTCGAG GTGCCATTCGCGCCTTCTGGCCTCAAGGTGCGCTACTTGAAGGTCTTCGAGCCGAAGCTGAACTACAGCGACCATGATGTCATCAAATGGGTGCGATACATTGGCCGCAGTGGCATTTATGAAACCCGCTGCTAG